The proteins below are encoded in one region of Methanobacterium sp.:
- a CDS encoding orotate phosphoribosyltransferase-like protein, translating into MNEELIKKAYELRSRGFTTGEIADELNVSKDTARWLILQMGSKNIEFKAQKAPVDFAIDWKNLGSSSARMMNVSAAMADLALEYGNVEVVVGITVSGVPFATMMAEIIGADITVFHPIKHRKEEDAKGAISSNFASVEGKNVVIVDDVITSGRTIKEAIDVLNDLGANPLGVVVLIDKKGIFKMDKIPVESLIRVSRLG; encoded by the coding sequence ATGAACGAAGAGCTTATAAAAAAGGCTTATGAATTAAGAAGCAGGGGTTTTACAACCGGTGAAATAGCAGATGAACTTAATGTGTCTAAAGACACTGCTAGATGGCTTATTTTACAAATGGGTAGTAAAAATATTGAATTTAAAGCTCAAAAAGCCCCGGTTGATTTTGCAATAGATTGGAAGAATTTGGGCAGCAGCTCTGCGCGAATGATGAATGTGTCTGCGGCCATGGCTGATTTAGCCCTTGAATATGGCAATGTTGAAGTTGTAGTAGGTATAACTGTAAGCGGAGTGCCATTTGCAACAATGATGGCTGAGATAATCGGTGCAGATATAACTGTATTCCACCCCATAAAACACAGAAAAGAAGAAGATGCAAAAGGTGCCATAAGCAGTAATTTTGCATCAGTTGAAGGCAAAAACGTTGTAATTGTAGATGACGTCATAACAAGTGGAAGAACAATCAAAGAGGCCATTGATGTTTTAAATGACCTTGGAGCAAATCCATTAGGTGTTGTAGTCCTTATAGATAAAAAAGGAATCTTTAAAATGGATAAAATTCCTGTAGAGTCATTGATTCGTGTTAGCAGGCTTGGATAA